TTTCCATGCGCTTTAACCACTCCGATTCTATGCTCTGCCTGAGGTCATCCCATTGTCTATCACATTCTTCGCGGGTATCCATGATGAGGAAATAGGAGGAGATAAGCAGAGGAGAGTAGGTGAGGAAGAGAGCAGGAGGGAGAGGTTTTCTTTCAGTTCGATCATTATCTCGGAGTCCATTTAATCTTAACTTTACACGCGACTGAAATTTGGAATTTGAAATTTGACATTTGAAATTTGATCTTTGGAAGTTGAGAGGATACGGAGATCACTGGAGTACGGATACAAGCGATATATCAATGGTGTCGAATTGTCACGGTTGAACTCAGAGATTTTTGTTGACTTTTGTTCTATTTGATCAAGCACAAATGTCAGTTTTGGTAGTGGTTGGGTTGTAATGGTATCGCACAGTATCCTAGGGGAGCGTTGTTGACCTGCTTTGATGACCTGTACCAATCTCATCCTCACTCTCATTATTAATCAACTTTCTCACTGGCGATGTGCAGTATTGCACCCTTCTCGAATCTCACCAGCTCTTCTCATTTTCTCAGCTCTTCTCAGCCCTTTTcagctcttcttcagcttTTCTCAGCTCTTCTCACTCTTTCTCAGCTCTTTCAGCTCTTCTCACTCTTCTCAGCTTTTCTCAGCTTTTCAGCTCTTCCCAGCTCTTCTCACCCACTCTCATCACGTCCAAGGGTGCCGAAAGTTTCTTACAATCACCCTTCAATAGATATAatacaatatatacaaaaaCCAATGTctacctcctcctcataAATAATCACCCGGATCATCACATGTATGTCCCCTTTGTCTCGTCGTGCTCCAGTTTGATCTTCTGATTCATGTGGTTCCCATATCCCACGTGTTCTGGCTCAAGCAGGTCGAAATCGCAGCTGTAACTGACCTCCATCATGTCGTCCAGTTCCTCAGCCTCCCGTTGAATCTGCTCCTTGACAGCCGTAATGGAATCACTGCCTATCACAAACCGATGCGGAGGATTGGGGTTGCACGCTATGGAGATGACTCCATGGACAATGTCGGTGATCGCTTGTTGTGGATAAATGTCTTCGCGAACTATAATGTTACGCAATCGCGTAACATGTTCCGACGTCTGCTCATCTTCGGTCATAACCACCCCCTGTGTGAAAAGAGACGCTTCAAGAGGAGCAATAATGTTTGTGATTTTGATGCCGAATCGCGACACTTCTAACGCCAGCGATTCACAAAAGCCGCTCAGGGCCCGATTGGCGGCACACAGCAACGACAGACCTGGGATGGCTAAACTGGCGGTGGAGTCCATGATGTTGATGATATGGCCCTGGAGCTGGCGCCGAAAGTGCGGCAGAATCGCCTTGATGACGTTCACGTGATGGAAGAagttgctctcaaactgctCGTTCACCTGCCAGTTCTCGTACCGCGACGCTTCTCCCAGAACCATGGTGTGACTGCAGTTGACCAGCACGTCTACTGTGGGGCGTCGGTTGAAGGCATCGGAAAAGGCCATTTGGCACGAGGTCGAGTTGGCCGGGTCAATTTCGACGAACGACAGAGAGTTGTTGGAGCCGTGTTTACTCAGCAGAAGTTGCAGGTTGTCTTGAG
The Yarrowia lipolytica chromosome 1A, complete sequence genome window above contains:
- a CDS encoding uncharacterized protein (Compare to YALI0A02046g, weakly similar to uniprot|Q02207 Saccharomyces cerevisiae YKR009c FOX2 hydratase-dehydrogenase-epimerase peroxisomal), producing MKKVDNGPKAQVWFICNINTQVGVEIAQRVLHDNNVVIGGINKGLGNLEVGETTSQDNLQLLLSKHGSNNSLSFVEIDPANSTSCQMAFSDAFNRRPTVDVLVNCSHTMVLGEASRYENWQVNEQFESNFFHHVNVIKAILPHFRRQLQGHIINIMDSTASLAIPGLSLLCAANRALSGFCESLALEVSRFGIKITNIIAPLEASLFTQGVVMTEDEQTSEHVTRLRNIIVREDIYPQQAITDIVHGVISIACNPNPPHRFVIGSDSITAVKEQIQREAEELDDMMEVSYSCDFDLLEPEHVGYGNHMNQKIKLEHDETKGTYM